The following DNA comes from Emys orbicularis isolate rEmyOrb1 chromosome 13, rEmyOrb1.hap1, whole genome shotgun sequence.
cttatgatcggtatttagcgatatgtaAACCCCTGCACTGTTCAACTCTTATGAATAGCAGGTTTTGCCTCCAGTTGGCTGCTGGATCATGGTTAAATGGTTGTTTGGCTACTGCCATCTTTATATTATTCATGTCACCATTAATATTCTGTGGCccgaatgaaattgaccatttctattgtgaCTCCATCCCATTGATAaaactctcctgcagtgacacaTACCTGATCACATTGCTAGATTTCATACTAGCCTGTGTATtcaccctgcctccattcctactaaccctgatatcctatgtgTGTGTCATCGCCAGCATCCTAAGAATCCCTTTCACTACCGGGAGGCAGaaggcattttccacctgctcctctcacctcatcgtggtgacaattttctatggcACAATAATGATTGTCTACATGCTACCAAAACGTGATAAACCGAGAGACCTGAAAAAAGTGTCTTCTCTTTGctacacagtcctgactcccctggtaaaccccctcatctacagcctgagaaacagagaggtcaaggaagccTTGTGCAAAGCAGTCAGTAAATGTGGCTTTCACAAAAACGTGCAGAGACTCCTAGAGAATAACTTAGcctgaggttttcaaagctgcctggGTGATTTAAGCAATCAGCCTCCATTAAAATTAAgttgaaaactcccattgaaaaatcTCAGCACTAAAATGAAAAAGAATTAGAGATGATCTGCATAGCATTACTAAGACAGTTTTTGTGGTCCCTCGCTGTGTCCATGTAACACAACTTATAGGAAAGTGCTGTTGTGGACAGCTCTGTCACCCTCTCATGTTCAGCACTGATACACGCTGTATTATGGTATTTTTCTCCATGGTGTTGGCAGTTCACCCTATGTGAGAAGGGTGTACAGTGTCCGAAACTGCACAGAGCAAATATTGTGTAAGGCACAAAATCCACTAAACATCAAAGTAAATCCCTGTGTACATCCCCTGCTCATTGTTTCTCTATGTTAGATAATAAAGTCTTGTAATCAAATTcagatgaagtgggaatttttcatAATGTTTCATATGAAtattgtgtgtgcctcagtttcccttatgtGGTGCATATTTAATTAGGTGGGGGAAAGGACTGTTTACTCTTTGCAGACACTTAGAGACATAGGTATGACCGACGCCTAGCTGCCTGGGGCCTGGGTACCCATGCCCATGGAGACTACCAGAAGACAATGGCCACTACAATTGCCCGGACATTTGGCGCCTAGCAACAAATGACCATGGATGGCCCACCCTCAGCAGGAAGCCAGCTGGGTGTGACAAGCTGGAGGACAAAggactggggaggggccaggtgggATTCTTAAGTGTgggctgctggaggcagggagaagcTGTTGTAGTGGGACTACAGAGGGGTCAGAGAGCTCTGGGCTTTGGGACTGACCCAGATGTAACTTTCCGTTCTCTATGTTAATGAAGGactttctatgctgtgttccagacaTCTCATAAACTCTCCTGCTTTTACAAGGCTGGCTGAAAGTAACTTCAGAGTCAGGAAGTCAGGGGTGCATTGCTCCCTTTGGGTTTGCAAATCTTCCCCAGGTGTCCAATTCAAGTGGACTCACTGAAGGGAGCTCACAGTGAGGAACAGAGGTGCCGAAGGCTGCTACATTAGGTTCCAGGAGGCGGTGAAGCCAAGAGGCCTACCCTAGTGTGCGTGTGACCCTAAGGGGGTTGACAACCTGAAGGGGTCCTCCCAGGAACTCTTCCAGAGCTGTTCAAGAGCACCAgacctgtggatctgtgacaggATGACTTCATCATGCTTGTAGCTACAGGTCATTTCTTCTGCCCCTAAGGACACAATGGAGAATCCTAACAGAGTTCAGGTCAGTGTTGTCCTTTtaaccagggagggaggtggccatAAACATCGTTCGATCATAGACTTTCTAACTGGGCACCAGGCGGAGTGGAGACAATTTTaaccaattttttattttcataaaaaagccatttctgatcaaaataaatgtttggacAATAAAAATACTAACTCCCGGTGCAGCAGAGATAGGGAAGTAAGCCTGGGAAATCTGGcacccctgaaattgtgcttGTTGCCGTCATATAGACATAttgccctgaggtaagtggggaaatgggatcctgggaggaagcacaagcaggagagcgcaagaggggaggactcctgtctcatactgagaaagagggacgatccaTGAGTTATCTTAATTGCCTattcacaaatgcaagaagcctgggaaacaagcagggagaactggaagtcctggcacagtcagggaactatgatgcaattggaataacagagacttggtgggataactcacatgactggagtactatcgtggatggatataaactgttcaggaaggacaggcagggcagaaaaggtgggggagttgcgttgtatgtaagagaggagtatgactgctcagagctccggtatgaaactgcagaaaaacctgagtgtctctggataaagttgagaagtgtgagcaacaagggtgatgttgtggtgggagtctgctatagaccaccagaccagggggatgaagtggacgaggctttcttctggcaactagcagaagttgctagatcgcaggccctggttctcatgggagactttaatcaccctgatatctgctgggagagcaatacagcggtgcacagacaatccaggaagtttttggaaagtgtaggggacaatttcctggtgcaagtgctggaggaaccaactaggggcagagcttttcttgacctgctgctcacaaacagggaagaattagtaggggaagcaaaagtggatgggaacctgggaggcagtgaccatgagatggtcgagttcaggatcctgacacaaggaagaaaggagagcagcagaatactgaccctggacttcagaaaagcagactttgactccctcagggaacagatgggcaggatcccctgggagaataacatgaagggcaaaggggtccaggagagctggctgtattttaaagaatccttattgcggttgcaggaacaaaccatcccgatgtgtagaaagaatagtaaatatggcaggcaaccagcttggctaaacagtgaaatccttgctgattttaacgcaaaaaagaagcttataagaagtggaagattggacaaatgaccagggaggagtataaaaatattgctcaggcatgcaggagtgaaatcaggaaggccaaatcacacttggagttgcagctagcaagggatgttaagagtaacaagaagggtttcttcaggtatgttagcaacaagaagaaagtcaaggaaagtgtgggccccttactgaatgagggaggcaacctagtgaccgaggatgtggaaaaagctaatgtactcaatgatttttttgcctctgtcttcacgaacaaggtcagctcccagactgctgcactttgcggcacagtatggggagaaggtgaccagccctctgtggagaaagaagtggttcgggactatttagaaaaattggacgtgcacaagtccatggggccggatgcgctgcatccgagggtgctaaaggagttggcggatgagattgcagagccattagccgttatttttgaaaactcatggcgatcgggggaggtcccggatgactggaaaaaggctaatgtagtgcccatctttaaaaaagggaagaaggaggatccggggaactacaggccagtcagcctcacctc
Coding sequences within:
- the LOC135887492 gene encoding olfactory receptor 6B1-like yields the protein MADTARTNQTAITEFILLGFGVIPDLQILLFLMFLVIYITTVAGNILIIALVVADQHLHSPMYFFLGNLSCLETCYTSTILSRMLASLLTGDKTISFSGCITQLYFFASLGCTECYLLAAISYDRYLAICKPLHCSTLMNSRFCLQLAAGSWLNGCLATAIFILFMSPLIFCGPNEIDHFYCDSIPLIKLSCSDTYLITLLDFILACVFTLPPFLLTLISYVCVIASILRIPFTTGRQKAFSTCSSHLIVVTIFYGTIMIVYMLPKRDKPRDLKKVSSLCYTVLTPLVNPLIYSLRNREVKEALCKAVSKCGFHKNVQRLLENNLA